A window of the Leucothrix mucor DSM 2157 genome harbors these coding sequences:
- a CDS encoding peroxiredoxin-like family protein produces the protein MIVLKPREAMPALNLTTLDGPWSLQEQTPKNFTMMVFYRGLHCPLCRTYLKELQKLAGDFAEMGISILVGSSDTKERAEQARTEWEIPDLQMAYGLSIEDARALGLHRSAGRGVTSIGIEEPAEFSEPGFFICKPDHTLYFSNISTMPFARPHFREILGSMDFALKNDYPARGELS, from the coding sequence ATGATTGTTTTAAAACCTCGTGAAGCAATGCCAGCATTAAACCTAACGACTTTAGATGGCCCTTGGTCTTTGCAAGAACAAACACCTAAGAACTTCACCATGATGGTGTTTTACCGTGGTCTTCATTGCCCACTTTGCCGCACTTATTTGAAAGAACTGCAGAAATTGGCAGGCGATTTTGCTGAAATGGGGATCTCTATTCTGGTCGGCAGCAGCGATACTAAAGAGCGCGCAGAACAAGCTCGCACTGAATGGGAAATCCCTGATTTACAAATGGCTTATGGCTTAAGCATTGAAGATGCACGCGCATTGGGTTTACATCGCTCAGCAGGTCGCGGCGTAACCTCTATCGGCATTGAAGAGCCGGCAGAATTCAGCGAACCAGGCTTCTTTATCTGCAAGCCAGATCACACACTGTACTTCTCAAATATCAGCACGATGCCATTTGCCCGCCCTCACTTCCGTGAGATTTTGGGTTCTATGGATTTTGCACTGAAAAATGATTATCCAGCACGTGGTGAATTGAGCTAA
- a CDS encoding NAD(P)-dependent oxidoreductase gives MKPSVGFIGLGNIGGKLAGSLLRNGIEVTVRDLNRELAQSFLDKGAHWGESPKAMAEAVDIIITCLPSPAASAMVMEAEDGILAGLSAGKIWAEMSTTDEAEVLRLGEKVKAVGAEPVDCPVSGGCHRAETGNIAILAGCERETFERMLPILTVLGRRVLHTGRLGSASVLKVMTNYLATANLLTLCEALVTSKAAGMDLATTYEAIRISSGNSFVHETESQVILNGSRDISFTMDLVSKDIGLFYEIAKRNNVPLEIAPLMIDIFKDGEARFGSRELSPNIIKRLEEATGLDIRAPGFPAEMTDDEPEEAGYEVVVKR, from the coding sequence ATGAAACCAAGTGTTGGCTTTATCGGGCTGGGCAATATCGGTGGAAAACTAGCAGGGAGTTTATTACGTAACGGCATAGAGGTGACCGTACGAGATCTGAATCGCGAGCTGGCACAGTCGTTTCTGGATAAGGGCGCACATTGGGGAGAAAGCCCAAAAGCGATGGCCGAAGCCGTAGACATTATCATTACCTGTTTGCCTAGTCCTGCGGCCAGTGCCATGGTGATGGAAGCCGAGGATGGCATTCTAGCGGGTTTAAGTGCCGGTAAAATCTGGGCAGAAATGAGTACCACCGATGAAGCTGAAGTATTGCGCTTGGGTGAGAAAGTGAAAGCCGTTGGAGCAGAGCCTGTCGATTGTCCGGTGTCCGGCGGTTGTCATCGAGCGGAAACTGGCAATATTGCTATTCTGGCAGGTTGTGAACGGGAAACGTTTGAGCGCATGTTGCCGATCTTAACCGTGCTGGGTCGACGAGTATTGCACACGGGTCGTTTAGGCTCGGCCTCGGTTTTAAAGGTGATGACTAACTATCTTGCTACCGCCAATTTGCTTACTCTGTGCGAAGCCTTGGTCACTTCCAAAGCCGCAGGCATGGATCTGGCCACTACGTATGAAGCCATCCGTATTTCCTCAGGTAACTCTTTTGTGCATGAAACTGAAAGTCAGGTGATCTTAAATGGTAGCCGCGATATCAGTTTCACTATGGACTTGGTAAGTAAAGACATCGGCTTATTTTACGAAATCGCCAAGCGCAATAATGTGCCACTGGAAATCGCACCGTTAATGATTGATATCTTCAAAGATGGCGAAGCGCGGTTTGGTTCGAGGGAGTTATCGCCCAATATTATTAAACGCTTAGAAGAGGCAACGGGATTGGATATTCGTGCACCCGGATTCCCGGCAGAAATGACGGATGATGAACCGGAAGAAGCTGGTTACGAAGTAGTGGTGAAGCGCTAA
- a CDS encoding VOC family protein, with amino-acid sequence MSELRPFHLAVPVRDIAESRTFYGEVMGFSEGRSSEDWIDWNMYGHQLVTHLNPNLGAEGKVPLHYNGVDGKGVPVPHFGVVLTQADWQALADRLQGQVTFVIEPYTRFKGETGEQSTLFFLDPSGNALEFKAFADLGQLFAK; translated from the coding sequence ATGAGTGAATTACGACCATTTCATCTGGCAGTGCCCGTGCGCGATATTGCGGAGTCGCGGACTTTTTATGGTGAAGTCATGGGCTTTAGCGAAGGACGCAGCAGTGAGGATTGGATTGATTGGAATATGTACGGTCATCAGCTGGTCACACATTTGAATCCAAACCTCGGCGCAGAGGGCAAAGTGCCACTGCATTATAATGGTGTGGATGGTAAAGGTGTGCCGGTTCCTCACTTTGGCGTAGTGCTCACACAAGCTGATTGGCAGGCGCTGGCAGATCGTTTACAAGGGCAAGTGACCTTTGTTATTGAGCCATATACGCGCTTTAAAGGTGAAACCGGAGAGCAGTCGACCTTATTCTTTTTAGATCCCTCTGGTAATGCGCTGGAGTTTAAGGCTTTTGCTGATTTAGGGCAGTTGTTTGCCAAGTAA
- a CDS encoding GNAT family N-acetyltransferase, which yields MPTEYREISVINQLSDFAAMRDEWNQLNQRSEKGTIFSSWEWLYSWWEIYQDQGNRELFILSLRKDGELIALAPFQILNHPKKYFPCSKQLILIGTGETDGGLVLSEYLDLIIEPGAVSHAVSTFTNYLMDKQSQWQGSLFQQLLDDSYLSLLFGGQNLSIQAESKPNGFRTLIDLPETYKDYLMSLQKKKRNNITRMLTRLQKEQDYVVDNLSDGLDPEKAITELADLNRERRENLQQPSAFHQPNFEAFHRLVVKRLLPTNQVQIRILRIEGKPVAALYTLIDGATMHAYQSGFEAELGHRYALLTMMITQEISHCIDDPRLKRFNFMYSADENSYKLRYSAYTEPMFDQSYFPKNVRTSLHNLVHGPVKQTIKQILKKNAA from the coding sequence ATGCCAACTGAATATCGCGAGATTAGCGTTATCAATCAGCTTAGTGACTTTGCTGCGATGCGCGATGAATGGAATCAACTTAATCAGCGCTCAGAAAAAGGAACCATCTTCTCATCATGGGAGTGGCTCTATAGCTGGTGGGAAATCTATCAGGATCAAGGAAATCGTGAATTATTCATCCTGAGTTTGCGCAAAGATGGCGAGCTGATTGCCTTGGCACCGTTTCAAATACTCAATCATCCGAAAAAGTACTTCCCCTGCTCCAAGCAATTAATTTTGATTGGCACTGGTGAAACGGATGGCGGCTTGGTGCTTTCGGAATATCTGGATTTAATTATCGAGCCAGGCGCGGTGTCACATGCCGTGAGCACATTCACTAATTATCTGATGGATAAGCAATCTCAATGGCAGGGTTCGTTATTTCAGCAGCTATTGGATGATTCTTATTTGTCATTGCTATTCGGCGGTCAGAATTTGTCGATCCAAGCAGAAAGCAAGCCTAATGGTTTTCGCACACTGATTGATCTGCCCGAGACCTACAAAGACTACCTGATGAGTTTGCAGAAAAAGAAGCGTAATAACATTACGCGTATGCTGACTCGCCTGCAAAAAGAGCAAGACTATGTGGTGGATAATTTAAGTGATGGTTTAGATCCTGAGAAAGCCATTACCGAATTGGCTGATCTAAATCGCGAGCGTCGTGAGAATTTACAGCAACCCAGTGCCTTTCATCAGCCAAATTTTGAAGCCTTTCACCGCTTGGTGGTTAAGCGATTACTGCCCACTAATCAGGTACAAATCCGCATTTTACGTATTGAAGGTAAGCCGGTAGCGGCTTTATATACCTTGATTGATGGCGCTACCATGCACGCTTACCAAAGTGGCTTTGAGGCTGAGCTTGGCCATCGCTATGCGCTGCTGACCATGATGATTACTCAGGAAATTTCTCACTGCATTGATGATCCGCGCCTAAAGCGTTTTAACTTTATGTATTCTGCGGATGAGAATTCCTACAAGTTACGCTATTCAGCCTATACTGAGCCGATGTTTGATCAGTCTTACTTTCCTAAGAATGTTCGAACCTCACTGCATAATTTGGTGCATGGCCCGGTTAAGCAAACCATTAAACAGATTCTTAAAAAGAACGCAGCCTGA
- a CDS encoding chloride channel protein: MVILRKAKAWWLQWLESERIHLARPDAAMHMAMVGLITGFLSGGVIIIFRLVVETIQEHMLPGQGSENYEALPIFWHFFLPVIGGVLLALLFYHYSKNLRVFGIAKVIDRLTYHQGYFTVRGFLLQFFGAAIAIIFGHSVGREGPHVYLGASISSLFAQVFSLPNNSIRTMVACGAAAGVSASFNTPLAGVIFALEVVMMEFSMASFIPIMLASVVATTLSNAVFGIQPAFLVPEMSLNSLKQLPIILILGISIGTVAALFNHMLENVSKHSRNIDIWWKLCAAGVITGLCALAEPRIMGIGYDSLTELMQSPLSFSITALISLIFFKLVATSFCVGLGVPAGMIGPAFIIGGAIGAIAGIFVSFTEGWTHTDIGFYALLGMGAMVGASLQAPLAALTAIIELTYNPGVVMPGMLTIVAAQLTSRVIFKKQSLFITMLRTADQDYQINPISLTLRRIGIASMLKKDFTRTDRVINRVLAEELVKSDLRWVIISSDGKPSLVIPCIDIAKYLTLTTEESDTIDLIEIPAQRLQLEPISLQSNLHEAHVKFRNGAEALYVVFKEKSCSDHDRIYGILVPEMVTSAYRI; this comes from the coding sequence ATGGTGATACTCAGAAAAGCAAAAGCATGGTGGCTCCAGTGGCTGGAAAGCGAACGCATTCATCTGGCCCGTCCGGATGCGGCCATGCACATGGCAATGGTCGGACTGATTACCGGCTTTCTTTCTGGTGGCGTGATTATTATCTTCCGCCTTGTGGTCGAAACCATTCAAGAACACATGCTGCCGGGGCAAGGCTCTGAGAACTACGAAGCCTTACCCATCTTCTGGCACTTCTTCCTGCCGGTAATTGGTGGTGTATTATTGGCGCTACTCTTTTATCATTATTCTAAAAATCTCCGCGTATTTGGCATTGCCAAGGTCATCGACCGGCTGACCTATCACCAAGGTTACTTCACCGTTCGCGGCTTTTTATTGCAATTTTTTGGCGCGGCGATTGCCATTATTTTTGGCCATTCTGTAGGCCGTGAAGGCCCCCACGTTTACCTTGGCGCGTCGATCAGTAGTTTGTTTGCGCAAGTGTTTTCACTACCCAATAACAGTATTCGAACCATGGTGGCCTGCGGGGCTGCCGCTGGTGTATCGGCCTCCTTCAACACCCCTTTAGCAGGCGTCATTTTTGCGCTGGAAGTGGTGATGATGGAGTTCAGTATGGCTAGCTTCATTCCAATTATGTTGGCCTCGGTGGTCGCAACCACTTTATCCAATGCCGTGTTTGGAATACAGCCCGCTTTCTTAGTACCGGAAATGAGCCTTAACTCATTGAAGCAATTGCCTATTATTTTGATACTCGGCATCAGCATCGGAACTGTGGCCGCCTTATTCAACCACATGCTAGAAAATGTCTCCAAGCATAGCCGTAATATTGATATCTGGTGGAAGCTGTGTGCGGCGGGTGTGATTACAGGGCTGTGCGCATTAGCCGAACCCCGAATCATGGGCATTGGCTATGACTCGCTGACCGAGCTCATGCAATCGCCACTCTCCTTTTCAATTACAGCATTGATTAGCCTGATCTTTTTCAAGCTAGTGGCGACCAGCTTTTGTGTGGGCTTAGGAGTTCCGGCGGGGATGATTGGTCCGGCCTTTATTATTGGTGGGGCTATCGGCGCCATTGCCGGTATTTTTGTTAGCTTTACCGAGGGCTGGACTCACACGGATATTGGTTTTTATGCGCTGCTAGGTATGGGTGCAATGGTCGGTGCATCGCTCCAAGCCCCGCTGGCCGCACTCACCGCAATTATCGAGCTCACTTATAACCCCGGCGTGGTCATGCCCGGCATGTTGACGATTGTGGCGGCACAACTGACCTCTCGGGTAATTTTCAAGAAGCAATCCCTGTTTATTACCATGCTACGGACTGCCGATCAGGATTATCAAATTAACCCCATTTCGCTCACCTTGCGGCGAATTGGCATTGCCAGTATGTTGAAAAAGGATTTCACCCGCACCGATCGGGTGATCAATCGGGTGCTGGCAGAAGAGCTGGTCAAGAGTGATTTACGTTGGGTCATTATCAGCAGTGATGGCAAACCCAGTTTAGTCATTCCTTGTATCGATATTGCAAAGTATCTGACCTTGACTACCGAAGAGTCAGACACGATTGATCTAATCGAAATACCCGCTCAACGTTTACAATTAGAGCCGATCTCGCTGCAAAGTAATTTACATGAAGCGCATGTGAAATTTCGCAATGGGGCCGAGGCGCTGTACGTTGTTTTCAAAGAGAAAAGCTGCTCAGACCACGACCGCATTTACGGTATTTTAGTCCCTGAAATGGTGACTTCGGCGTATCGTATTTAA
- a CDS encoding lysophospholipid acyltransferase family protein yields the protein MIKLVKILLLILHLLYGVGLIVVQVRLLGRKPKDPAFVLQVQRWYQRSCKLVGITLVIEQGAAITGPVLLVSNHVSWVDIPVIASVCTPRFLSKSEVRNWPLIGWAAEQLNTLFIRRGNHSAAEAASAAIVEGLQQQDHILIFPEGTTTDGQGIGFFYPRLFGAAIACEAPVQPIVIHYTDDNSDGHTSELAAFIGKQTLVQNLWGLLGSRNLTAHVYFMQPVATSEALTRKELAAQIQASAQQVLAESQAKSETPLIHK from the coding sequence ATGATTAAACTAGTTAAGATACTGTTGCTGATCCTGCATCTGTTGTATGGCGTCGGCTTGATTGTGGTGCAGGTTCGTTTATTAGGCCGTAAGCCGAAAGACCCTGCCTTTGTGCTACAAGTACAACGCTGGTATCAGCGCTCCTGTAAATTGGTTGGTATTACACTAGTCATAGAGCAGGGTGCTGCGATTACTGGCCCTGTCTTACTGGTTTCCAATCATGTTTCCTGGGTCGATATTCCTGTTATCGCCAGTGTTTGTACCCCACGCTTTCTATCTAAATCTGAGGTTCGAAACTGGCCTCTAATCGGCTGGGCGGCAGAGCAGCTTAATACCTTATTTATTCGCCGTGGTAATCATTCTGCGGCTGAAGCAGCGAGTGCTGCGATTGTTGAAGGTTTGCAGCAGCAGGATCACATCCTGATATTCCCCGAAGGCACCACAACCGATGGGCAAGGGATTGGCTTCTTTTACCCGCGTCTGTTTGGCGCTGCAATTGCGTGTGAAGCACCTGTGCAGCCCATCGTGATTCATTACACCGATGATAATAGTGATGGTCACACTAGTGAGTTAGCGGCCTTTATTGGCAAGCAAACCTTAGTGCAAAATCTCTGGGGCTTATTGGGTAGTCGCAATCTCACTGCACATGTGTATTTCATGCAACCGGTTGCTACTTCAGAAGCGCTAACGCGTAAAGAATTGGCGGCTCAAATACAGGCATCCGCACAGCAGGTTTTAGCCGAGTCACAAGCAAAATCTGAAACACCACTAATCCATAAATAA
- a CDS encoding UDP-2,3-diacylglucosamine diphosphatase: MSMQQSTWFISDLHLDMKRPHIVQAFMQFLGEIRGQADSLYILGDLFEYWIGDDIVDTPAGQLVLPLLNGMRQLSDSGTELYFTHGNRDFLIGEQFADMTDCQLLPEKQVIDLQGVPTLVMHGDTLCTDDLEYQELRKMFYNEDLRKQFLALDIPGRQVEAARIREASLQKVKEKSEEIMDVNQAAVESAMREAGVTQLIHGHTHRPAIHEFELDGEPAKRIVLGDWYDQVSSLRVSQGQFFLS, encoded by the coding sequence ATGAGTATGCAGCAGAGCACTTGGTTTATTTCGGATTTACACTTGGACATGAAGCGTCCGCACATTGTGCAGGCTTTTATGCAGTTTCTGGGGGAGATCCGAGGTCAGGCCGACTCGCTGTATATTCTAGGTGACCTGTTTGAATACTGGATTGGCGATGACATTGTCGATACGCCAGCCGGTCAGCTGGTGCTGCCATTATTAAATGGTATGCGCCAGCTGTCAGACAGCGGCACCGAGCTTTACTTCACCCACGGCAATCGGGACTTCCTGATTGGCGAGCAGTTTGCTGATATGACGGATTGTCAGCTATTACCAGAAAAGCAGGTAATCGACTTGCAGGGCGTTCCAACGCTAGTCATGCATGGCGACACCTTATGCACGGATGATCTGGAATACCAGGAGCTGCGCAAGATGTTCTATAACGAAGATTTGCGTAAACAGTTTCTGGCATTAGATATTCCGGGACGACAGGTTGAAGCAGCGCGTATTCGTGAAGCCAGCCTGCAAAAAGTGAAAGAAAAGTCTGAAGAAATTATGGATGTGAATCAAGCCGCCGTGGAGAGCGCAATGCGCGAAGCGGGCGTTACACAATTGATTCATGGCCACACCCATCGTCCGGCAATTCATGAGTTTGAATTGGATGGTGAGCCTGCCAAGCGCATTGTGCTTGGTGATTGGTATGATCAAGTGAGCAGTCTGCGGGTTTCTCAGGGTCAGTTCTTTCTGAGCTAA
- a CDS encoding peptidylprolyl isomerase, giving the protein MKRFLVGFLAFFVLLAGCQAKTETPAATPETATAESETSGVKKSMTNVKMVTSKGTIMLELDAEKAPLTVANVKAYIEDGFYDGVIFHRVIPNFMVQGGGMNADMSEKADKRPPVKNEANNGLKNDRGTLAMARTNDPHSASSQFFINLKDNDFLNHTSESASGWGYAVFGKVTDGMDVVDAIAKVQTGNKGYHGDVPVETITIDSMTIVE; this is encoded by the coding sequence ATGAAGCGCTTTCTGGTAGGCTTTTTAGCCTTTTTCGTTTTACTGGCAGGGTGTCAGGCAAAAACAGAAACACCAGCGGCAACGCCTGAAACGGCAACCGCTGAATCTGAAACTTCCGGAGTTAAAAAATCGATGACTAATGTTAAAATGGTAACCAGCAAAGGCACTATCATGCTGGAATTAGACGCTGAGAAAGCCCCTTTAACGGTTGCTAATGTCAAAGCTTATATTGAAGATGGTTTTTATGATGGTGTGATCTTCCACCGTGTAATCCCTAACTTCATGGTTCAGGGTGGCGGTATGAACGCTGACATGAGTGAAAAAGCGGACAAGCGTCCTCCGGTTAAGAACGAAGCAAACAACGGCCTGAAAAACGACCGTGGTACGTTGGCAATGGCGCGTACTAATGACCCACATTCTGCTTCTTCACAGTTCTTCATTAACTTGAAAGACAATGACTTCCTGAACCACACTAGCGAATCAGCATCTGGCTGGGGCTATGCTGTATTTGGTAAAGTGACTGATGGCATGGACGTGGTTGACGCGATTGCTAAAGTTCAGACTGGAAACAAAGGCTACCACGGTGATGTGCCAGTTGAGACAATCACTATCGACAGTATGACAATCGTAGAGTAA
- the cysS gene encoding cysteine--tRNA ligase — MLRIYNSLTNQKETFKPIVEGEVKLYVCGMTVYDYCHLGHARVLVAFDVVYRFLKARGYDVTYVRNITDIDDKIIARANENNEEFLALTERFIDAMHEDERALGVLPPTFEPKATDNIPQIIAMIETLIEKGHAYQGSTGDVYYDVSSFPEYGKLSGRKIEDLRAGERIAVDNAKRDPLDFVLWKPAKPDEPSWESPWGNGRPGWHIECSAMSMDLLGNNFDIHGGGHDLQFPHHENEIAQSEACSGEHFANFWMHNGFIRIDDEKMSKSLGNFFTIRDVLKSYSAEAVRYFLLSSHYRSPLNYSTESLDGAIAGLDRLYNTLRSLPEAEAVRWSAYEDKFYAAMDDDFNTPEALASLFDLARDVNKTANKEGPEAAAPMGALLKKLGGILGLLQLEPDEWLQRDDSGDGLDVAAIEAKIQARIEAKANKDWAQADAIRDELKAAGVTLEDQGPETTWRRD, encoded by the coding sequence ATGTTACGAATCTATAACAGCCTGACAAATCAGAAAGAAACCTTTAAACCCATCGTTGAAGGCGAGGTAAAACTCTACGTCTGTGGTATGACTGTTTACGATTATTGTCACCTTGGCCATGCTCGTGTATTGGTTGCTTTTGATGTGGTTTATCGCTTCCTGAAAGCCCGTGGATATGATGTGACTTATGTACGTAATATCACCGATATTGACGACAAGATCATCGCACGTGCTAATGAGAACAACGAAGAATTTTTGGCTCTCACCGAGCGCTTTATCGATGCCATGCATGAAGATGAGCGCGCGCTGGGCGTATTGCCGCCAACTTTCGAGCCAAAAGCCACTGACAATATTCCTCAAATCATCGCTATGATTGAAACCCTGATTGAAAAAGGCCATGCCTATCAGGGTAGCACTGGCGATGTATATTATGACGTTTCCAGCTTCCCGGAATATGGCAAATTATCAGGTCGTAAGATCGAAGACTTACGCGCTGGCGAACGCATTGCAGTCGATAACGCAAAACGCGACCCACTGGATTTTGTATTATGGAAGCCGGCTAAGCCAGATGAGCCATCCTGGGAATCCCCTTGGGGCAATGGCCGTCCGGGCTGGCATATCGAATGTTCAGCCATGTCGATGGATTTGTTAGGTAATAACTTTGATATTCATGGCGGCGGACACGACCTGCAATTCCCGCATCATGAAAATGAGATTGCACAAAGTGAAGCTTGCTCGGGTGAGCATTTCGCTAACTTCTGGATGCATAACGGCTTTATCCGGATTGATGATGAAAAAATGTCTAAATCATTAGGCAACTTCTTTACCATTCGCGATGTACTGAAAAGCTATTCTGCAGAAGCCGTGCGTTACTTCTTGTTATCTAGCCACTACCGTAGCCCGCTGAACTACAGCACAGAGTCGTTAGATGGCGCGATTGCCGGGTTGGATCGCCTGTACAACACGCTACGTAGCTTGCCTGAAGCCGAAGCTGTTCGCTGGAGTGCTTATGAAGATAAGTTTTACGCCGCGATGGATGATGACTTTAATACACCAGAAGCATTGGCTTCGTTGTTTGACCTTGCTCGCGATGTAAACAAAACAGCCAATAAAGAAGGCCCTGAAGCCGCTGCGCCAATGGGTGCTTTGCTGAAGAAGCTGGGTGGCATTCTGGGATTGTTGCAGTTGGAGCCTGATGAATGGCTACAGCGCGATGATAGTGGTGATGGCTTAGATGTTGCAGCGATTGAAGCTAAGATTCAGGCACGTATTGAAGCTAAGGCGAATAAAGATTGGGCTCAGGCAGATGCAATTCGTGATGAGTTGAAGGCCGCTGGCGTTACGCTGGAAGATCAGGGGCCTGAGACTACTTGGCGTCGCGATTAA